One window from the genome of Deinococcus sp. NW-56 encodes:
- a CDS encoding exodeoxyribonuclease III yields the protein MLSAPLKVTTLNVNGLRSALRKGLEGWVAREAPDVLLLQEVRADPMPGPFAALGYGSAWFPARKPGYSGVAVLSRHGLEDVRPGMDHPEMDAEGRVLSAVVRGVRFASVYLPSGSSGPERQGFKDRVLADYHAWTLGTLAQGLPLVIGGDYNVAHRELDLKNWRSNRGNSGFLPHEREWMTAHLSCGLTDAHRAALGERSEYTWWSNRGNAYANDVGWRIDYLLAAGVEVREVVVDRAARLSDHAPVTGWVTSASETA from the coding sequence ATGCTCTCCGCGCCCCTGAAGGTCACCACCCTGAATGTCAACGGGCTGCGCAGCGCCCTGCGCAAAGGGCTGGAAGGCTGGGTCGCCCGCGAAGCGCCCGACGTGCTGCTGCTGCAAGAAGTTCGCGCCGACCCCATGCCGGGGCCGTTCGCCGCGCTGGGCTACGGCAGCGCGTGGTTTCCCGCCCGCAAACCCGGCTACAGCGGCGTGGCGGTCCTCAGCCGCCACGGGCTGGAGGACGTGCGCCCCGGCATGGACCACCCCGAGATGGACGCCGAGGGCCGGGTGCTCAGCGCGGTGGTGCGCGGAGTGCGCTTCGCCAGCGTGTACCTGCCCAGCGGCAGCTCCGGTCCCGAGCGGCAGGGGTTCAAGGACCGGGTGCTGGCCGACTACCACGCCTGGACGCTGGGCACGCTCGCGCAGGGCCTGCCCCTGGTGATCGGCGGCGACTACAACGTGGCGCACCGCGAACTCGACCTCAAAAACTGGCGCAGCAACCGGGGCAACAGCGGGTTTCTGCCCCACGAGCGCGAGTGGATGACTGCCCACCTTTCCTGCGGCCTGACCGACGCGCACCGTGCCGCTCTCGGCGAGCGGTCCGAATACACCTGGTGGAGCAACCGGGGCAACGCCTACGCAAACGACGTGGGCTGGCGCATCGACTACCTGCTTGCGGCCGGGGTGGAGGTGCGGGAGGTCGTGGTGGACCGCGCCGCCCGCCTCAGCGACCACGCGCCCGTGACGGGGTGGGTGACTTCCGCGTCAGAAACCGCCTGA
- the rnr gene encoding ribonuclease R produces MPRAKKERVAPDELRRTASEEQTTPAAEPQAPEAQPSEAQTPAPQRRGRPAKAAATASPKQAAPQDTPPSAEAPKPRRGRSARAVTAPANATPESVEPAEQAATEPVPAPKPRRGRRATAVTPEPTPEVTAESPVITANRSEPEAPAPAKPARRGRQPKVAEAATAEPTPDPAPPVAEATEVTPPEAPAGPRRGRKAKTAPVAEAAAPQPDVLPPVASEPTDPVLLEVPKPRRGRKAKATPTPEPAEAPLDEVLGGVESVEVEDAPAPAGDEPAPVITLTGDGQSDTPEPLIDLPHETEDEDEARAEAERASSDDPGRSLVVAQLRKLGRPIHVRDLERTFTRQMLDRLGDWRDLEALLDDLTRTGEVIRTRKRTYGLPEAMNLVRGRFQASAAGFGFVVPDSGGEDFYVAPEHTMEAWNGDIVLVRMEGRGDGGRDGGSRGPRRGQRGDGSPRASVVRIVQRAYKQLVGTLEFSKGHPILKPDDHRARHRILLLPQGIDELHSGARVVAELFWPEGTGEDEVFGQVTRVLGEQDDPETETEAVIVKYGLRGEFPEEVLEQANAIPTQIPAEALVGRLDLREFNIFTVDGRDAKDFDDAIHIQPTPEGTFVVGVHIADVSHYVTEGSPLDKEAYARATSVYLPGRVLPMLPEHLSNGVCSLVPYEDRLTMTALVELSAEGDILKVQLAPSVINSKARLTYDEVQAYSEATATLPDHARHLEGDLHLLLKITTKLRQKRLREGSLDFKLREVKVDVGKDGRMELIPIREETARGMIEDLMLLANKVVAHELLQREIPALFRIHEEPTLQKFQEATNAIARLGLSFPGGEPTPQAYQAVLKGVRGTPRESVVNTLLLRSMQQAKYAGENLGHFGLAFDEYLHFTSPIRRYPDLLVHRVLKGMLSGELRANSRAVNDLRAKLPGMGDHTSERERAAAEAERDLTKYYQAKWAQEHLGETFPGHVSGVVASGLFVALDNGVEGKLHISHLDDDYYIYLEDAQMLRGRSNGRTFRLGDHVTVTISQVNPLARQIDFTQETDMEGNPIRPRARRREDREAEKREKLQTVSTSAPRKFTLDDPQPASPAPRPARGPQQGQGGRDGRDRDRGGRLAGNGQGQPNGSGRGGRRVITLERPRNEHLRPVNITVQRMYFGDWTVENLPPDEGGHGEGGRSGGRRFGQDGRGSDRGSRGPAYSRGANDRGAVRDLNGRSGGGPRGGTPRSGQPQTQPQQTDAGGDANRRRRRRGRRGGNGPQG; encoded by the coding sequence ATGCCCAGAGCGAAAAAGGAGCGCGTGGCGCCGGACGAGCTGCGCCGCACCGCCTCCGAAGAACAGACCACTCCCGCCGCCGAGCCCCAGGCCCCAGAGGCCCAGCCTTCTGAGGCTCAGACCCCGGCCCCCCAGCGGCGCGGACGCCCGGCGAAGGCCGCCGCGACTGCGTCCCCGAAACAGGCGGCCCCCCAAGACACCCCTCCCTCAGCGGAGGCCCCCAAGCCCCGGCGCGGCCGTTCCGCGCGGGCCGTGACCGCTCCGGCGAACGCCACTCCCGAATCCGTCGAGCCCGCCGAGCAGGCGGCGACCGAACCCGTGCCCGCCCCCAAGCCCCGCCGTGGGCGCAGGGCGACGGCCGTGACTCCTGAACCCACCCCGGAGGTGACGGCCGAAAGTCCAGTCATCACCGCCAACCGGTCCGAGCCGGAAGCCCCGGCCCCCGCCAAGCCTGCCCGCCGGGGCCGTCAACCTAAGGTGGCGGAGGCAGCGACCGCGGAGCCCACTCCCGACCCCGCGCCCCCGGTGGCCGAAGCAACCGAGGTCACCCCGCCCGAAGCCCCCGCAGGGCCGCGCCGGGGCCGCAAGGCAAAGACTGCCCCCGTGGCCGAAGCCGCCGCGCCGCAGCCCGACGTGCTCCCGCCCGTGGCGAGCGAGCCGACCGACCCCGTGCTGCTGGAGGTGCCCAAGCCCCGGCGCGGCCGCAAGGCCAAGGCGACCCCGACCCCCGAACCCGCCGAGGCCCCGCTGGACGAGGTGCTGGGTGGCGTCGAGTCCGTCGAGGTGGAGGACGCCCCCGCCCCGGCGGGCGACGAGCCTGCCCCAGTCATCACCCTGACGGGCGACGGACAATCCGACACGCCCGAACCCCTGATCGACCTTCCGCATGAGACGGAGGACGAAGACGAGGCCCGCGCCGAGGCGGAGCGTGCCTCGTCGGACGACCCTGGCCGCAGCCTCGTGGTGGCGCAGCTCCGCAAGCTGGGGCGGCCCATTCACGTGCGCGACTTGGAACGCACCTTCACCCGGCAGATGCTCGACCGGCTGGGCGACTGGCGCGACCTCGAAGCGCTGCTGGACGACCTGACCCGCACGGGCGAGGTGATCCGCACCCGCAAGCGCACCTACGGGCTGCCCGAGGCGATGAACCTCGTGCGGGGACGCTTCCAGGCGTCGGCAGCGGGCTTCGGCTTCGTGGTGCCCGACTCCGGCGGCGAGGACTTCTATGTCGCGCCCGAGCACACGATGGAAGCCTGGAACGGCGACATCGTGCTGGTGCGGATGGAGGGCCGGGGCGACGGGGGGCGGGACGGCGGCAGCCGGGGACCCCGCCGGGGCCAGCGCGGCGACGGCAGCCCCCGTGCGTCGGTGGTCCGCATCGTGCAGCGGGCCTACAAGCAGCTCGTGGGCACGCTGGAATTCAGCAAGGGCCACCCCATCCTCAAGCCCGACGACCACCGCGCCCGGCACCGCATTCTGCTGCTGCCACAGGGCATCGACGAGCTGCACAGCGGCGCGAGGGTCGTGGCCGAGCTGTTCTGGCCCGAGGGGACCGGCGAGGACGAGGTCTTCGGGCAGGTTACCCGCGTGCTGGGCGAGCAGGACGACCCCGAGACCGAGACAGAAGCCGTTATCGTCAAGTACGGGCTGCGCGGCGAGTTTCCGGAGGAGGTGCTGGAGCAGGCGAACGCCATTCCCACCCAGATTCCCGCCGAGGCGCTGGTGGGCCGACTCGACCTGCGCGAGTTCAACATCTTCACGGTGGACGGGCGCGACGCGAAGGACTTCGACGACGCCATTCACATTCAACCCACGCCCGAAGGCACCTTCGTGGTGGGCGTCCACATCGCGGACGTGAGCCACTACGTGACTGAAGGCTCGCCCCTCGACAAGGAAGCCTACGCCCGCGCCACCAGCGTGTACCTGCCCGGCCGCGTGCTGCCCATGCTGCCCGAGCACCTCTCCAACGGCGTGTGCAGCCTGGTGCCCTACGAGGACCGCCTGACGATGACCGCGCTGGTCGAACTTTCGGCGGAGGGCGACATCCTGAAGGTCCAGCTCGCGCCCTCGGTGATCAACTCCAAGGCCCGGCTGACCTACGACGAGGTGCAGGCCTACTCGGAGGCGACCGCCACCCTGCCCGACCACGCCCGGCACCTGGAGGGTGACCTCCACCTGCTGCTGAAGATCACGACCAAGCTGCGCCAGAAGCGCCTGCGCGAAGGCTCGCTGGACTTCAAGCTGCGCGAGGTCAAGGTGGACGTCGGCAAGGACGGCCGCATGGAACTGATCCCCATCCGCGAGGAAACCGCGCGGGGGATGATCGAGGACCTGATGCTGCTCGCCAACAAGGTGGTGGCCCACGAGCTGCTGCAGCGCGAGATTCCGGCCCTGTTCCGCATCCACGAGGAACCCACCCTCCAGAAGTTCCAGGAGGCGACGAACGCGATCGCGCGGCTGGGCCTGTCCTTCCCCGGCGGGGAACCCACCCCGCAGGCGTACCAGGCGGTGCTCAAGGGCGTGCGCGGCACCCCGCGCGAGAGCGTGGTCAACACGCTGCTGCTGCGCTCCATGCAGCAGGCCAAGTATGCGGGCGAGAACCTCGGGCACTTCGGCCTCGCCTTCGACGAGTACCTGCACTTCACCTCGCCCATCCGCCGGTATCCCGACCTGCTGGTCCACCGCGTCCTGAAGGGGATGCTCTCGGGCGAGCTGCGGGCGAACAGCCGGGCCGTGAACGACCTGCGGGCCAAGCTGCCCGGCATGGGCGACCACACCTCCGAGCGCGAGCGGGCGGCGGCCGAGGCCGAGCGCGACCTCACGAAGTACTACCAGGCGAAGTGGGCGCAGGAACACCTCGGCGAAACCTTCCCCGGCCACGTGTCGGGCGTGGTCGCCAGCGGCCTGTTCGTGGCGCTGGACAACGGCGTGGAGGGCAAGCTACACATCTCGCACCTCGACGACGACTACTACATCTACCTCGAGGACGCGCAGATGCTGCGGGGCCGCTCGAACGGGCGCACCTTCCGCCTCGGGGACCACGTCACCGTGACCATCAGCCAGGTCAACCCCCTGGCCCGGCAAATCGATTTCACCCAGGAGACCGATATGGAAGGCAACCCCATTCGCCCCCGCGCCCGGCGCCGCGAGGACCGCGAGGCCGAGAAGCGCGAGAAGCTGCAAACGGTGAGCACCTCCGCGCCGCGCAAGTTCACCCTGGACGACCCCCAGCCCGCCTCCCCGGCGCCCCGCCCCGCACGGGGACCGCAGCAGGGCCAGGGCGGACGGGACGGCCGCGACCGTGACCGTGGTGGGCGGCTTGCCGGAAACGGCCAGGGCCAACCGAACGGCAGCGGGCGCGGTGGCCGCCGGGTCATCACCCTGGAACGCCCCCGCAACGAGCACCTGCGCCCGGTGAACATCACGGTGCAGCGGATGTACTTCGGGGACTGGACCGTGGAGAACCTCCCCCCCGACGAGGGAGGCCACGGCGAGGGGGGCCGTTCCGGAGGCCGCCGCTTCGGGCAGGACGGGCGCGGCAGCGACCGGGGCAGCCGGGGTCCGGCCTACTCGCGCGGCGCGAACGACCGGGGCGCGGTGCGGGACTTGAACGGCCGCTCGGGCGGCGGCCCGCGTGGTGGGACGCCCCGCTCGGGCCAGCCCCAGACCCAGCCGCAGCAGACCGACGCGGGCGGGGACGCCAACCGCCGCCGCCGCCGCCGGGGACGCCGGGGCGGGAACGGACCGCAGGGCTAA
- a CDS encoding App1 family protein — MSVAKTAFKRALPVLERGLLALDHAVSGYVQPRRARGKLILQPYVGWGTPQSVEVQGRVLLPRTLAPARKGDARWRNFRNVLRRLLSREVGGVRVTGTLGGVTASDVSGSDGYFTLVFAPAPGAAPFAPGWHEAQLQIEGREGTTRARVQVVAEARFGIISDLDDTVIQSDVTSLPRMLMTSLTGNARTRLPFPGVGALYRALTREGEARNPIFYVSSSPWNFFDLLWQFLDYRRIPLGPLFLRNWGFDLLGGHGGYKHGVIERIFERYPDLKFVLIGDSGEKDPEIYAEVVRRHPDRVLAVYIRDVTEASRDEGVLKLRGEVRKAGVDLVLAADSLNAASHAMSMGLITPGEFRSVLTSVARTYET, encoded by the coding sequence ATGAGTGTCGCCAAGACAGCCTTCAAGAGGGCGCTCCCGGTGCTGGAGCGCGGACTGCTGGCGCTCGACCACGCGGTGAGCGGCTACGTGCAGCCCCGGCGGGCGCGGGGCAAGCTGATCTTGCAGCCCTACGTGGGCTGGGGTACCCCGCAGTCGGTCGAGGTGCAGGGGCGGGTGCTGCTCCCCCGCACCCTAGCCCCGGCCCGCAAGGGGGATGCCCGCTGGCGTAACTTCCGCAACGTGCTGCGGCGCCTGCTCTCGCGCGAAGTGGGCGGCGTGCGCGTGACGGGCACCCTGGGCGGCGTCACAGCCAGCGACGTGAGCGGCAGCGACGGCTACTTCACCCTGGTCTTCGCTCCTGCGCCCGGCGCCGCCCCCTTCGCTCCCGGCTGGCACGAGGCGCAGCTTCAGATCGAGGGCCGCGAGGGCACCACCCGCGCCCGCGTGCAGGTCGTCGCCGAGGCCCGCTTCGGCATCATCAGCGACCTCGACGACACCGTGATCCAGTCGGACGTGACCAGCCTGCCGCGCATGTTGATGACCAGCCTGACCGGCAACGCCCGCACCCGCCTGCCCTTTCCCGGCGTGGGGGCACTCTACCGGGCACTGACCCGCGAGGGTGAGGCCCGCAACCCGATCTTCTATGTCTCCAGCAGCCCGTGGAACTTCTTCGACCTGCTGTGGCAGTTTCTCGACTACCGCCGCATTCCGCTGGGGCCGCTGTTCCTGCGCAACTGGGGCTTCGACCTGCTGGGCGGGCACGGCGGCTACAAGCACGGGGTCATCGAGCGCATCTTCGAGCGCTACCCCGACCTCAAGTTCGTGCTGATCGGGGACAGCGGCGAGAAAGACCCTGAAATCTACGCCGAGGTCGTGCGCCGTCACCCCGACCGGGTGCTCGCGGTGTATATCCGCGACGTGACCGAGGCCAGCCGCGACGAGGGCGTCCTGAAGCTGCGGGGGGAGGTCCGCAAGGCGGGCGTGGACCTCGTGCTCGCCGCCGACAGCCTGAACGCCGCCAGCCACGCGATGAGCATGGGACTGATCACGCCGGGCGAGTTCCGCAGCGTGCTGACGAGCGTGGCGCGGACGTACGAGACGTAG
- a CDS encoding SDR family oxidoreductase: MTPQTVLLTGASSGIGLATAEALAARGHRLVLAARRADQLAALARRLDPSGSRVLAVPTDVTVDADRRALLAAAEAQFGPVDVLVNNAGVTVERGWWWDDPDPLRVVRVNLEAPIELTRLVLPSMRARGRGHIVNIGSVAGRAATNGMYSASKFGLRGFSLGLRRELQGSGVTVSLIAPGFVKSEMTASARLPMPGPEVVAEAVADVLERPRREVIVPRGYAVLAALDHFFPALGDRVSARLIRRRYDHRDGQR, translated from the coding sequence ATGACCCCCCAGACCGTCCTCCTGACCGGGGCCTCCAGCGGCATCGGCCTCGCCACCGCCGAGGCGCTCGCTGCGCGGGGCCACCGCCTGGTTCTGGCCGCCCGCCGCGCCGATCAGCTCGCCGCCCTGGCCCGCCGCCTCGACCCTTCCGGCTCGCGGGTGCTCGCCGTGCCCACCGACGTGACCGTGGACGCGGACCGTCGGGCGCTGCTCGCTGCTGCTGAGGCCCAGTTCGGCCCGGTCGACGTGCTCGTCAACAACGCGGGCGTCACCGTCGAGCGCGGCTGGTGGTGGGACGACCCCGATCCGCTGCGCGTGGTGCGGGTCAATCTGGAAGCCCCCATCGAACTCACCCGGCTGGTGCTGCCGTCCATGCGGGCGCGGGGCCGGGGCCACATCGTCAACATTGGCTCAGTCGCGGGGCGGGCGGCCACCAATGGCATGTACTCGGCCAGCAAGTTCGGCCTGCGCGGCTTTTCGCTGGGCCTGCGCCGCGAGCTTCAGGGCAGCGGGGTCACGGTCAGTCTGATTGCGCCGGGCTTCGTGAAAAGCGAGATGACCGCCTCCGCCCGGCTGCCCATGCCCGGCCCGGAGGTCGTGGCGGAGGCCGTGGCGGACGTGCTGGAGCGCCCCCGCCGCGAGGTGATCGTGCCGCGTGGGTACGCGGTGCTCGCCGCGCTCGACCACTTCTTCCCCGCGCTGGGGGACCGGGTGTCGGCGCGGCTGATCCGGCGGCGCTACGACCACCGGGACGGGCAGCGGTAA
- a CDS encoding S8 family serine peptidase produces the protein MKRARVLLLSLGLLGVSALAAPRLVPLPTPPVTDLPELQPEPPRPQPLAPLLPLDVAPAPTPRPSPTPAATYRPSDPLWPRQWNLAAIRMPGAWAQLAGSGRGAPVTVAVLDTGYVSTPELAGRLVNGHDFVSDPARAGDGDGRDRDASGVGEAAYHAEVIGNLIGAAHDGRGMAGINPRARVVQVRVAGQDGLVDPQDLADGIRWAAGLPVAGAPTNPNPARVLNLSLYADFIPLTGCDARIQAAVDAVTARGALVVAGAANDGADAAGYSPAGCRNVLTVTSVSEGGQRPGYANWGRTVALAAPGGERGRGILASSVTGPGGERSPDGTSLASPHVSGVASLLFGLKPTLTPAQVREVLTRTATPFPGGRCDPDARKTCGAGTLNAETAVRAALAPSPTPGGTLRPGGVR, from the coding sequence ATGAAGCGTGCCCGTGTCCTCCTGCTCTCCCTTGGCCTGCTGGGAGTCTCGGCCCTCGCCGCGCCGCGTCTCGTCCCGCTTCCCACTCCACCCGTGACCGACCTCCCCGAACTCCAGCCCGAGCCGCCACGCCCGCAGCCCCTCGCGCCGCTGCTCCCGCTGGACGTGGCGCCCGCGCCGACTCCCCGGCCCTCCCCCACCCCGGCGGCCACCTACCGCCCGAGTGACCCCCTCTGGCCACGGCAGTGGAACCTGGCCGCGATCCGGATGCCGGGGGCATGGGCGCAACTCGCGGGGAGCGGGCGGGGCGCTCCGGTGACCGTGGCGGTGCTGGACACCGGGTATGTCAGCACGCCGGAACTCGCCGGGCGGCTGGTGAACGGCCACGACTTCGTGTCGGACCCGGCGCGGGCGGGGGACGGCGACGGGCGCGACCGGGACGCGAGCGGGGTGGGCGAGGCCGCCTACCACGCCGAGGTGATTGGCAACCTGATCGGCGCGGCGCACGACGGGCGCGGCATGGCCGGAATTAATCCCCGCGCCCGTGTGGTGCAGGTGCGGGTGGCGGGCCAGGACGGGCTGGTGGACCCACAGGACCTCGCGGACGGGATTCGCTGGGCGGCGGGCCTGCCGGTGGCGGGGGCGCCTACGAACCCCAACCCGGCGCGGGTGCTCAACCTCAGTCTGTATGCCGACTTCATCCCGCTGACGGGGTGTGACGCCCGCATTCAGGCCGCCGTGGACGCGGTGACGGCGCGGGGGGCGCTGGTCGTCGCCGGGGCCGCCAACGACGGGGCCGACGCCGCCGGGTACTCGCCCGCCGGATGCCGGAATGTCCTGACCGTGACGAGCGTGTCGGAGGGCGGACAGCGCCCCGGCTACGCCAACTGGGGCCGCACGGTGGCCCTGGCCGCGCCCGGCGGCGAGCGGGGACGGGGCATCCTGGCGAGCAGCGTGACCGGACCCGGCGGCGAGCGCAGTCCCGACGGCACCAGCCTCGCCTCGCCGCACGTGTCGGGGGTCGCCAGCCTGCTGTTCGGGCTGAAGCCCACGCTCACGCCTGCGCAGGTGCGCGAGGTGCTGACCCGGACGGCGACACCCTTTCCGGGCGGGCGCTGCGACCCCGACGCCCGCAAGACTTGCGGAGCGGGCACCCTCAATGCGGAGACGGCGGTGCGGGCGGCGCTGGCCCCTTCCCCCACGCCGGGCGGGACGCTCCGCCCCGGAGGGGTGCGTTAG
- a CDS encoding non-heme iron oxygenase ferredoxin subunit, which yields MSETHGRVRVGLEAELPEGSQTEVSVEGLSVVVVRYEGEFYALRNNCTHKDYPLLGGEVSAGRITCAKHGGKFELATGKAKALPAVKPVKLYRTVLEAGEVYVEPL from the coding sequence ATGAGCGAGACACACGGGCGGGTGCGGGTTGGGCTAGAGGCAGAACTGCCCGAGGGCAGCCAGACTGAGGTGAGCGTGGAAGGCCTCAGCGTGGTGGTCGTTCGCTACGAGGGCGAGTTCTACGCGCTGCGCAACAACTGCACCCACAAGGATTACCCCCTGCTGGGCGGCGAGGTGAGCGCCGGGCGCATTACCTGCGCCAAGCACGGGGGCAAATTTGAACTTGCCACTGGCAAGGCGAAAGCACTCCCCGCCGTCAAGCCCGTCAAGCTCTACCGCACGGTGCTGGAGGCGGGCGAAGTGTACGTCGAGCCGCTGTGA
- a CDS encoding ribose-phosphate pyrophosphokinase, with the protein MTVSPSPLTERLTQSRRHPLLVFSGQSNRPLAQAICDNLGVPLGHSKTEKFTNDNLIVHYEQSLREGDIFIVQSFSTPVSDAILELMLMIDAAKSASAGRVTAVIPYYSYSRSDKKDSPRISIAGRLMADLLQAAGADRVLTMTLHAPQVHGFFKIPVDHLSADVVLSQHFKSCVPDAHDGVVLAPDAGSIKRASQIARRLDSGLAMIDKERLSDTEVRPRALIGDVEGKTVFIVDDEISTAGSLVETVNLARSMGAKDVYVAVTHGVYTGPAIERIAALDVTQVASTNTVYVSPEKVAASNGKLAVLDVAPLFASAIANIHTGESVSTLFE; encoded by the coding sequence GTGACTGTCTCCCCAAGCCCCCTGACCGAGCGCCTGACCCAGAGCCGCCGCCACCCGCTGCTGGTGTTCTCCGGTCAGAGCAACCGCCCGCTCGCGCAGGCGATCTGCGACAACCTCGGCGTGCCGCTCGGGCACAGCAAGACCGAGAAGTTCACCAACGACAACCTGATCGTCCACTACGAACAGTCCCTGCGCGAGGGCGACATCTTCATCGTGCAGTCGTTCAGCACGCCCGTCAGCGACGCGATCCTGGAACTGATGCTGATGATCGACGCCGCCAAGAGCGCCTCGGCGGGCCGGGTCACGGCGGTGATTCCGTACTACTCGTACTCGCGCAGCGACAAGAAGGACAGCCCGCGCATCTCCATCGCCGGGCGCCTGATGGCCGACCTCCTGCAGGCGGCAGGCGCCGACCGGGTGCTGACCATGACTCTGCACGCGCCGCAGGTCCACGGATTTTTCAAGATTCCGGTGGACCACCTCTCGGCCGACGTGGTCCTGAGCCAGCACTTCAAGAGCTGCGTGCCCGACGCCCACGACGGCGTGGTGCTGGCCCCCGACGCGGGCAGCATCAAGCGGGCCTCGCAGATCGCCCGCCGCCTCGACTCCGGCCTCGCCATGATCGACAAAGAGCGGCTCTCGGACACCGAGGTCCGGCCCCGCGCCCTGATCGGGGACGTGGAGGGCAAGACCGTCTTTATCGTGGACGACGAGATCAGCACCGCCGGAAGTCTGGTGGAAACCGTGAACCTGGCCCGCAGCATGGGCGCCAAGGACGTGTACGTGGCCGTCACGCACGGCGTGTACACGGGTCCGGCCATTGAGCGCATCGCGGCCCTGGACGTGACCCAGGTCGCCAGCACGAACACCGTGTACGTCTCCCCGGAGAAGGTCGCCGCCTCGAACGGCAAGCTCGCCGTGCTCGACGTGGCACCTCTCTTTGCGAGCGCCATCGCCAACATCCACACCGGCGAGAGCGTCAGCACGCTGTTTGAATAA
- the dnaJ gene encoding molecular chaperone DnaJ has product MDYYELLGVSRSASADEIKSSYRKLALKFHPDRNKEPGAAEQFARINEAYAVLSDTEKRAHYDRFGSAPGAGMPGGDPFGGMAGAGFDPMDIFEQLFGGMAGRGGRRGPARGDDIEVEARITLEQARAGEEIEVEVDRLTVCDHCQGSRTEPGGQPPKSCATCGGVGAVRAQARTIFGVVETQQPCPTCRGEGQTVVDPCTVCKGRGHTLKTERVPVKLPRGIDEGYRIRVAGRGNHGPGGNGDLYVHIEMQPHPELRREQEHLIYTAPIGFAKAALGGEITVPTLDGPQTVEVKAGTQHGELHRLRGQGMPRLQGSGMGDLIVEYQLTVPKPSSLSPEAREALYAYARAVGDEVNEHKEGLLGKVGKLFGRGG; this is encoded by the coding sequence ATGGACTATTACGAGTTGCTGGGTGTCTCGCGCAGCGCGAGCGCCGACGAAATCAAGAGCAGTTACCGCAAGCTGGCCCTGAAGTTCCACCCCGACCGCAACAAGGAGCCGGGGGCCGCCGAGCAATTCGCCCGGATCAACGAGGCCTACGCGGTCCTCTCCGACACCGAGAAACGGGCTCACTACGACCGCTTCGGCTCGGCGCCGGGGGCGGGGATGCCGGGCGGCGACCCCTTCGGTGGCATGGCCGGCGCGGGCTTCGACCCGATGGACATCTTCGAGCAACTGTTCGGGGGCATGGCCGGGCGCGGCGGTCGCCGGGGTCCGGCCCGTGGCGACGACATCGAGGTCGAGGCGCGGATCACCCTGGAGCAGGCCCGCGCGGGCGAGGAGATCGAGGTCGAGGTCGACCGCCTGACCGTCTGCGACCACTGCCAGGGCAGCCGCACCGAACCCGGCGGGCAGCCGCCCAAGAGTTGCGCGACCTGCGGCGGCGTGGGCGCGGTGCGGGCGCAGGCGCGGACCATCTTCGGGGTCGTGGAGACCCAGCAGCCCTGCCCCACCTGCCGGGGCGAGGGCCAGACGGTCGTGGACCCCTGCACGGTCTGCAAGGGGCGCGGCCACACGCTGAAGACCGAGCGGGTGCCCGTCAAGCTGCCGCGCGGCATCGACGAGGGCTACCGCATCCGGGTCGCCGGGCGCGGCAACCACGGGCCGGGCGGCAACGGCGACCTGTACGTGCACATCGAGATGCAGCCCCACCCCGAGCTGCGCCGCGAGCAGGAACACCTGATCTACACGGCGCCCATCGGCTTCGCCAAGGCCGCGCTGGGCGGCGAGATCACGGTGCCCACCCTCGACGGTCCGCAGACGGTCGAGGTCAAGGCGGGGACGCAGCACGGCGAGTTGCATCGCCTGCGCGGGCAGGGCATGCCCCGGCTCCAGGGGTCGGGCATGGGCGACCTGATCGTGGAGTACCAGCTCACGGTGCCCAAGCCGTCTTCCCTCAGCCCCGAGGCGAGAGAGGCCCTGTACGCCTACGCCCGCGCGGTGGGCGACGAGGTGAATGAGCACAAAGAAGGCCTGCTCGGCAAGGTGGGCAAACTGTTCGGCCGGGGGGGCTGA